In Eubalaena glacialis isolate mEubGla1 chromosome 4, mEubGla1.1.hap2.+ XY, whole genome shotgun sequence, one DNA window encodes the following:
- the LOC133091360 gene encoding zinc finger protein 426-like: protein MAECLRSCSRDSVTFADVAVDFTQEEWTLLDPFQRKLYRDVMLENYKNLTTAGYQSLKPTLISWLEQDDLRTVERRGVLQGSAIQQDNLGGETSVGMETVTLARIHNGWKLCNCEQYRKDFSEHLSLRTGRRTQNGGNTYEHNEYGKSFLTLQKKTSTVAKHFVFNHCGKAIILTPNIVDGKTSVGEKALECSDVLVMETWLPGRGRTVVARLGGKTEKHLESSNESSSPDICPCLGQEEGTRIPAVLLLNEAQHS, encoded by the exons ATGGCTGAGTGTTTGAGAAGTTGTTCTCGG GACTCAGTGACCTTTGCTGATGTAGCTGTGGACTTCACCCAGGAAGAGTGGACTTTACTGGACCCCTTTCAGAGAAAGCTATACAGagatgtgatgctggagaactaCAAGAACCTGACCACAGCAG GGTATCAATCATTGAAACCCACTCTGATCTCTTGGTTGGAACAAGATGATTTGAGGACagtggaaagaagaggagtccTCCAAG GCTCAGCAATTCAGCAGGATAATCTTGGGGGAGAAACATCTGTTGGGATGGAAACAGTAACATTG GCAAGAATCCACAATGGATGGAAACTCTGTAATTGTGAGCAATATAGGAAAGACTTCAGTGAACACTTGAGCCTTAGGACAGGCAGGAGAACTCAAAATGGAGGCAACACTTACGAGCATAATGAGTATGGAAAAAGCTTCCTTACTCTGCAGAAGAAAACCTCTACGGTTGCGAAGCATTTTGTGTTTAATCACTGTGGAAAAGCCATCATCCTGACTCCAAATATTGTGGACGGGAAAACCAGCGTGGGAGAGAAAGCCTTGGAATGCAGTGATG TTTTGGTGATGGAGAcgtggcttcctggaagaggcagaACAGTAGTGGCCAGGCTGGGTGGAAAGACAGAAAAGCATCTGGAATCCAGTAATGAAAGCTCTTCCCCAGACATTTGCCCATGTTTGGGGCAAGAAGAGGGAACAAGGATACCTGCTGTCCTACTTCTTAATGAGGCTCAACA TTCTTAG